One Synechococcus sp. CC9605 genomic window carries:
- a CDS encoding phycobilisome linker polypeptide, which translates to MPFGPASLLGVERFSEESEAPLELIPGDEDARKEQIIRAVYKQVLGNAYVMDSERQIVEESQFKLGEISVRELVGRIAKSDLYRSRFFDNCSRYRYIELAFRHLLGRAPADYAEMREHADRLDSQGYEADIDSFLNSEEYQNTFGEWTVPYQRGWKTESCATLQEFTWSFQLLRGNSSSSLKGDLAGNRSKLGGSAYLNRPLAVVPPSSKETAGWSFRPSTNLQDAPTRLGVGAGDQGITYRVEVTAYKANNVRRISRYTRSNRIFYVPFDKLSEQFKRIHNEGGKIASITPVT; encoded by the coding sequence ATGCCTTTCGGTCCAGCCTCGCTTCTAGGGGTCGAACGCTTCTCTGAGGAGAGTGAAGCCCCTCTCGAGCTGATCCCAGGCGATGAGGACGCCAGGAAAGAACAGATCATCCGTGCTGTGTACAAGCAAGTGCTTGGCAACGCTTACGTGATGGACAGCGAGCGGCAGATCGTCGAAGAGTCGCAGTTCAAGCTCGGTGAAATCAGCGTCCGTGAGCTCGTGGGTCGCATTGCTAAAAGCGACCTGTACCGCAGCCGCTTCTTTGATAACTGCTCGCGATACCGCTACATCGAGCTGGCCTTCCGCCATCTTCTCGGTCGCGCACCTGCTGACTACGCGGAAATGCGTGAGCACGCCGATCGCCTGGACAGCCAAGGATATGAGGCTGATATCGACAGCTTCCTGAACAGCGAGGAATACCAAAACACCTTCGGCGAGTGGACGGTCCCCTATCAGCGGGGCTGGAAGACCGAAAGCTGTGCCACCTTGCAGGAATTCACCTGGAGCTTCCAGTTGCTGCGAGGCAACAGCAGCAGCAGCCTCAAGGGTGATCTTGCTGGCAACAGGAGCAAGCTGGGTGGCTCGGCTTATCTGAACCGACCCCTCGCAGTCGTTCCCCCATCCTCCAAAGAGACCGCTGGCTGGAGTTTCCGTCCCTCGACCAACCTTCAGGACGCACCCACGCGTCTAGGGGTTGGCGCAGGTGACCAAGGCATCACGTATCGGGTCGAGGTCACGGCCTACAAAGCCAACAATGTCAGGCGGATTTCCCGCTACACCCGAAGCAACCGCATCTTCTACGTGCCGTTCGACAAGCTCTCAGAGCAGTTCAAACGCATTCATAACGAAGGCGGCAAAATCGCCAGCATTACGCCGGTGACTTAG
- a CDS encoding pentapeptide repeat-containing protein — MSMPKSGALNLREWKAPETCGATSSAKNPVDARGADWSGQDLGVLDLRDAKLCRCDLRGTNLSQCQLEGADLRLARYDQTTLVPEGFALHTSGAVGPGAKLNGAFLNSTDLRGMDLRGSVLMGAYLSGSDLSGALLDGVSLAGADLRSATFRGAMCRGTRFGTCEMDMADFRGANLEGAALETVTSIRGADFSLCTGLEDQIGALLSRSVQELDCWNPMTRSTTRASLESLFKGQGQDA; from the coding sequence ATGTCGATGCCCAAATCTGGGGCTCTAAATCTGCGTGAGTGGAAGGCACCCGAAACCTGCGGAGCAACAAGCTCAGCCAAAAATCCAGTCGATGCTCGAGGGGCTGACTGGAGCGGTCAGGACTTGGGTGTGCTCGACCTAAGAGACGCCAAGCTCTGTCGCTGTGATCTGCGCGGCACAAACCTCAGCCAGTGCCAACTCGAAGGCGCTGATCTACGCCTGGCCCGTTACGACCAGACCACCCTGGTGCCTGAAGGCTTTGCACTTCACACAAGCGGTGCCGTTGGGCCGGGGGCGAAGCTGAATGGAGCTTTCCTCAACAGCACAGATCTGCGCGGGATGGACCTCAGGGGGAGCGTGTTGATGGGTGCCTATCTGAGTGGTTCGGATCTGAGTGGAGCATTGCTCGATGGCGTTTCCTTAGCAGGCGCTGACCTGCGATCAGCCACGTTTCGCGGCGCCATGTGCCGGGGGACCAGGTTCGGAACCTGCGAGATGGACATGGCCGATTTTCGCGGAGCCAACCTTGAGGGAGCAGCTCTCGAAACAGTTACATCGATTCGCGGCGCGGACTTTTCGCTCTGCACCGGGCTGGAGGACCAAATTGGAGCTCTTCTCAGTCGATCCGTCCAAGAGCTCGACTGCTGGAATCCGATGACCCGCTCCACGACGAGGGCGAGCCTTGAGTCCCTCTTCAAGGGGCAAGGGCAGGACGCCTAA
- a CDS encoding phycobilisome rod-core linker polypeptide: MAIPLLGYPLNTQNGRVSNLAGDNSTIKPQTYASSAAGDDSARTEMDSLIEQAYRQVFFHAMRSDREPFLESQLRSGNITVRDFIRGLLLSERFQQGYYQCNSNYRMVDQVVGRVLGRPTHGDGERRAWSIVIGEKGSTAFVDALLDSPEYMNCFGYDLVPQQRSRMLPGRPLGEIPIYQQFPRYGTDWRDALQDRAPIHQGAPSERLEVAATWVKEEPPAFALKLWLGLFAIGGFEIVRVLLTIVVAMLRN; the protein is encoded by the coding sequence ATGGCCATCCCGCTTCTTGGGTACCCGCTCAACACCCAAAACGGTCGCGTTAGCAACCTGGCCGGCGACAACAGCACCATCAAGCCCCAGACATATGCCTCCTCTGCAGCAGGCGATGACAGCGCCAGAACAGAGATGGACAGCTTGATCGAACAGGCCTACCGCCAGGTCTTCTTCCATGCGATGCGCAGTGATCGCGAACCATTCCTGGAATCACAGCTCCGGAGCGGCAACATCACGGTGCGGGATTTCATCCGTGGCCTGCTGCTGTCGGAACGCTTCCAGCAGGGCTACTACCAATGCAACTCGAACTACCGGATGGTGGATCAGGTGGTGGGACGGGTGCTCGGCCGCCCGACCCATGGCGACGGCGAACGCCGGGCCTGGTCGATCGTGATCGGCGAAAAGGGCTCTACCGCCTTCGTCGACGCCCTGCTCGACAGCCCCGAATACATGAACTGCTTCGGGTACGACTTGGTTCCGCAGCAGCGCTCGCGCATGCTGCCCGGGCGGCCCCTTGGGGAAATCCCGATCTACCAACAATTCCCGCGCTACGGAACCGACTGGCGCGACGCCCTTCAAGATCGGGCGCCTATCCATCAAGGCGCGCCGTCAGAGCGACTGGAGGTTGCTGCCACGTGGGTGAAGGAGGAACCCCCTGCTTTCGCTCTCAAGCTCTGGCTCGGCCTGTTTGCCATCGGTGGATTCGAAATCGTGCGGGTGCTCCTTACCATCGTTGTCGCGATGCTGCGCAACTGA
- a CDS encoding phycobilisome polypeptide, whose translation MGLLPGTPRLADRHAGGQRQPLNLENTDFKTLVHTAQVQGLSLNQDLPQATRRILERADHARRQLSSDELTTICQVSGIDGSLADNLINRSDHLVNQARAHLLEAQPHLVQPGGALHPEDRAEACWRDCWNFLRVITYAVACNQSCFTNPSGMAALRELYRRMNVPIEGMNIALDQLKEKALEGVSRSNDRQLIRDCFQHLHDELNKSAVKS comes from the coding sequence GTGGGCCTTTTACCTGGAACGCCACGGCTGGCTGATCGCCACGCCGGTGGCCAGCGTCAACCCTTGAACCTTGAAAACACCGACTTCAAGACCCTGGTGCATACCGCGCAGGTTCAAGGACTGAGCCTCAACCAAGATCTGCCACAGGCCACGCGCAGAATTCTTGAGCGTGCTGATCATGCCCGGCGCCAGCTCTCGAGCGATGAGCTCACAACGATCTGCCAGGTCTCCGGCATTGACGGATCGCTCGCCGACAACCTGATCAACCGATCGGATCACCTGGTGAACCAGGCACGGGCACATCTGCTTGAAGCCCAGCCGCATTTGGTGCAACCTGGCGGGGCTCTTCACCCGGAAGACAGAGCAGAGGCCTGCTGGCGCGACTGTTGGAACTTTCTTCGCGTCATCACGTATGCGGTGGCCTGCAACCAGAGCTGCTTTACAAACCCGAGTGGCATGGCTGCCCTGCGGGAGCTGTACAGACGAATGAACGTGCCCATCGAGGGGATGAACATCGCCCTCGATCAGCTCAAAGAGAAGGCCCTGGAGGGGGTCTCGCGATCGAACGACCGGCAGTTGATCCGCGACTGCTTCCAGCATTTACACGACGAGCTCAACAAATCTGCAGTTAAGAGCTGA
- a CDS encoding TVP38/TMEM64 family protein, whose amino-acid sequence MSRLKTGLKVSAWVAIFIVAVVYLQRYGIAPLQSAVNDMGIWAPLGLFLLRGVSIILPALPSSVYSLLAGSLLGFKAGYLTIILSDLVFCSAAFFIARRWGRGPVSRLVGASAMKRIDGFSKNQLEGNFFLMTGLLMTGLFDFLSYSIGISRTHWRLFAPALLISVLISDSILVAVGAGAAQGASLTLGLALLAMFALATITGVLKKKSSEAPSNNDS is encoded by the coding sequence ATGTCCAGGCTGAAGACAGGGCTGAAGGTCAGCGCCTGGGTCGCCATCTTCATTGTTGCCGTCGTTTATCTGCAGCGATACGGCATCGCACCGCTGCAAAGCGCCGTGAATGACATGGGCATCTGGGCCCCACTCGGCCTTTTCCTGCTGCGGGGGGTGAGCATCATCCTGCCGGCGCTGCCGAGTTCGGTGTATTCCCTGCTGGCCGGCTCGCTGCTGGGCTTCAAAGCGGGCTACCTCACGATCATCCTGTCGGACCTGGTGTTCTGCAGCGCGGCTTTCTTCATTGCCCGCCGCTGGGGACGTGGACCGGTGAGCCGCCTGGTGGGGGCCAGCGCGATGAAACGCATCGATGGCTTCAGCAAGAACCAGCTGGAGGGCAACTTCTTCTTGATGACAGGCCTGCTGATGACCGGACTGTTTGATTTCCTCAGCTATTCCATCGGGATCAGCCGCACCCACTGGCGTCTGTTCGCTCCGGCCCTGCTGATCAGTGTGCTGATCAGCGATTCGATCCTCGTTGCCGTCGGAGCTGGAGCGGCTCAGGGCGCCAGCCTCACCCTGGGCTTGGCTCTGCTGGCCATGTTTGCTCTTGCCACCATCACTGGTGTGCTGAAAAAGAAATCCTCAGAGGCGCCCTCCAACAACGACTCCTGA
- a CDS encoding CCRG-2 family RiPP, giving the protein MNYELTLDQLQSISGAGTETHWRQKMRNAKRSNNLKQLADSGELVKKMKYIPGEMYRFIPGDMY; this is encoded by the coding sequence ATGAACTACGAACTGACTCTTGACCAGCTGCAATCTATTAGCGGTGCAGGAACAGAAACCCACTGGCGCCAAAAAATGCGTAATGCAAAACGTTCCAACAATCTCAAGCAACTAGCAGATTCTGGCGAGCTTGTTAAGAAGATGAAGTATATCCCTGGTGAGATGTATCGTTTTATTCCAGGAGATATGTATTGA